A stretch of Halichondria panicea chromosome 1, odHalPani1.1, whole genome shotgun sequence DNA encodes these proteins:
- the LOC135345844 gene encoding uncharacterized protein LOC135345844, protein MGDCNILQSENGLPCSMDLIERMVLQGLCFSNGVDSYVCNVNSNYTGDPPCCVSHFSDGRNSSYCGPSSTTEAVSTQDTTDLIGQDTSPTASTVPNVNSTADIPDPPMKDDNDPYIPAYCVAGIITLIIVVVAVVFSVWWCYRTCKPGRRRSVPPSVCGDKQNPGGGQNPPNQENPTVVIPMENRGAAGAGGIDTDGHRQSSPSQENPQDASQGGSQVPATTNTKQSSSEFPRRRRKPLTTYEETRRRPPQPRQEVTEPEKELKSSTRTVPFSKESGYTSESVMIQPFSDNYEPPDDLTIQEDTSSSSASQASDDGSPYVPLPLKSSSLVRKLNNKDLVTAHMSHLECKDDIQEKPSITPVVQGHMQSLDQDDPEAEALVVQQKVKVGEDTSSAVAHKQRSCFKSGGTDDETRGSVSRKDPLKKHKFPPAHLGTVGVAITCALILATFMCHGRGYTSHPSFASKYRWLDRGTPWIRALADRLTYPQNLGPAAYCGIFPMTLTTLISLYDQCQHKTADPTLNDQAYNYQWLDRGTWIGAIAYPLMFGSPNLRLAVYCGIILTTMALIIMATTLISLFDQYQPGPICAPSGVRHCVSLAAIKSCRWTGIAPHVNLPAHQIAAVLIVG, encoded by the exons ATGGGCGATTGTAATATCCTCCAGTCTGAGAATGGATTACCCTGCTCCATGGATCTCATAGAGCGCATGGTTTTGCAAGGACTGTGCTTCAGCAACGGTGTCGATTCGTATGTATGCAACGTCAACAGCAACTACACTGGTGATCCTCCCTGCTGTGTGTCACACTTTAGTGATGGTAGGAACTCCAGCTACTGCGGGCCAA GCAGCACTACTGAAGCCGTCTCCACTCAAGACACTACTGATCTGATAGgacaag ACACGTCACCTACAGCCTCAACTGTGCCCAATGTCAACAGTACAGCAG ATATCCCTGACCCACCCATGAAGGATGATAATG ACCCATACATTCCAGCATATTGTGTTGCTGGAATCATCACCCTTATCATTGTGGTGGTGGCGGTAGTATTCAGCGTCTGGTGGTGTTATCGTACATGTAAACCTGGACGTAGACGTAGTGTCCCTCCGTCAGTTTGTGGTGATAAACAGAATCCTGGTGGAGGTCAAAACCCACCTAATCAAG AAAATCCAACTGTTGTGATTCCTATGGAAAATAGAGGTGCTGCCGGGGCCGGGGGTATTGACACTGACGGTCATAGACAATCCAGTCCATCTCAGGAGAATCCCCAGGATGCA TCTCAAGGTGGATCGCAAGTACCGGCTACTACCAATACGAAACAATCTTCTAGTGAATTTCCAAGACGAAGAcgcaag CCTCTGACTACATATGAGGAAACGAGACGTAGGCCCCCACAACCTAGACAGGAAGTCACTGAGCCTGAAAAAG AATTGAAAAGTTCGACTAGGACTGTGCCTTTCAGTAAGGAATCCGGTTACACATCTGAATCTGTCATGATACAGCCTTTCTCTGATAACTACGAGCCTCCTGACGATTTAACCATTCAAGAA GACACGTCTTCCTCCAGTGCTTCTCAAGCGTCTGATGATGGCTCACCCTATG TCCCTCTGCCGCTCAAGTCATCGTCTCTGGTTCGAAAGCTGAACAACAAGGACCTCGTGACAGCACATATGAGCCACCTGG AGTGTAAAGATGATATCCAAGAGAAACCTTCGATTACCCCTGTCGTACAAGGTCATATGCAGAGTTTGGATCAAG ATGACCCAGAGGCAGAAGCACTTGTAGTCCAACAGAAGGTCAAGGTTGGAGAGGACACCTCAAGTGCTGTGGCTCACAAACAACGGAGCTGCTTTAAATCAGGAGGTACAG ATGACGAGACTCGTGGCTCTGTCTCTCGGAAGGACCCACTGAAGAAGCACAAGTTCCCACCAGCTCACCTtggcactgtgggtgtggctatcACATGTGCACTGATCTTGGCTACATTTATGTGTCACGGAAGAGGCTACACTTCCCATCCCTCTTTTG CATCTAAGTACCGATGGCTTGATAGAGGCACACCCTGGATTAGAGCTCTTGCAGACAGACTGACATACCCCCAGAACCTAGGACCAGCTGCATACTGTGGTATCTTCCCGATGACCCTAACTACGTTAATATCCCTCTACGACCAATGTCAACATAAGACTGCCGACCCAACTTTGAACGATCAAG CTTATAATTACCAATGGCTTGATAGAGGCACCTGGATCGGAGCTATTGCGTACCCATTAATGTTTGGCTCCCCTAATCTACGATTAGCTGTATACTGTGGAATCATACTGACAACAATGGCCCTCATCATCATGGCAACAACACTCATCTCTCTGTTTGACCAATATCAGCCTGGGCCTATTTGTGCTCCTTCAGGTGTACGGCATTGTGTGTCTCTGG CTGCTATAAAGTCCTGCAGATGGACTGGCATAGCACCTCATGTGAACCTCCCTGCCCACCAGATTGCAGCCGTTTTAATTGTAGGGTAG